The DNA sequence cttcgtgattatcagaaacttctggaagacaagttgatcacagaggaacaaatcaagattgaaaagcaaaaaatctatgatgctgcgatcaagcagaagaatcttgaaattaaaagaaaagaaggaaaaggctgggacattgctaggagaatattcaatggacctcaaagggaaactttcgatgataagaagttcttatctctgatatatgaccttcgagaggtgaaccctgatgaggatgtgtttatgcatgcctttgccttagaactggaatatgtaactactgctgttaggggactgctagaagaatgggagctgattgtctacacacggagaaatggttcattcagactatctgtcgaatttctcaaatcattctccgtatctgagctctgggtacttcgcaacaaagtcaagcgttgctcaaacttgaatgaacttcttcgtgacaaactgttggattgtgctgttttcaacagtcctcaggttgttaagaacccttactgtgtcaagtttgttcacttggaaatcctctgcactgtctatttaaatgaagaggctttgccaaagtaccctgccaaacgtctggctctagcatccaccttactaaggaccaagggcttcgcatctaaagccaagtctgatgctgatgatgtaatctcatcctactgcactcgaagaaacatttctcaatactttcggaggatgaagggtgtaacaaaatctcagccatctgacttccgtgaagaccctgtggatctggaagttcttcaccagctagctctggctcgtgaaagaaagaagcgtggagaatccactgcagctgaagagcctactcagaatgagccttctactccaattattcactattctgatgctgaagaaggagaagtcactcattctgagtgaatagattgattaggatatttgttagatatgttcaaggaacatccttttgtaatctatttgtgatcatggtttaatgtttaatgcaagccataaacttttgctatttacattctattgtttaaatctttgtcttatctgttagttgagttatcctctaggaaatttgcatgttatgttaacaaacaaatagggggagattgaaaggcatatgttcagcctatttgtatttaaagaggtacaactcaactcagataagaaagctcagtaaatagcaagtcatcggaatcagtacgaagaacgtcaaatgatttatggaaatcatatgtcagataagttccaggatgctgctgcacgccactgaaagaagttcattaatatgttcaagcctcagtgcacaaataatcttttgtggcacgtccaggaattcagaagacataaagtttctatactttatttcatcagaagattccatttaatgaagatgtacgtacaagacgaagactcgacgaactaaccaagttcttattgtttatttgacgaagaatatttgatttaactagatacagatgaaccagacagtacatctatgtatcagttatccaaattaaatatttgaagtcaagcagaagtggtagttcgctcgttcgacaaatcaagaagaaattattcaagtttaaagaagaccggaagttgttctactgaagattgtgtgattaaatattttaatagactattatttcacttctcaaataattatattaattatgtaatttatttattaaattaattcactctcgaattaatttaatttatgaatttatatgattaaattaattaagtgaataattttctattttaatataccattttatttctttatttaatcacaaaaatcacctcagcaagacaattctggattgtcttgccgagtggattcatcatgcttccaagacaattcttcattgtctgcattagccttgattgaatcagcaagacaatctctaattgtcttgccgattcatttcaatggtgtgcaagacaatccttgaagattgtcttgccgaaggcatgtgtaagtctgcaagacaatctgtttgtcttgtcttgccgagagacacacttccagcaagacaatctgtttgtcttgtcttgccgaatgcttaaggtgtgcaagacaatcctccattgtcttgccgtttgtagtgtttgtctttctgacaaaggaattgtcttcccttcccttttgattgtcttactgacttggttgaagcttggtagacaatctgagattgtcttcccttgccccttattgtcttgcccaagcctagattgtcttacccttcttgtaattgtctttgctagcttgtaattgtcttgtctagtgattgtcttgcatgtacaaagccttgcctataaatatggcttggtttcttcatttgaaagtgttcattcactttgtattcaaagcatttgtaaagctttcaagttgttagtaacttgcttgttcgttatatccacagttttctgtgctttgataacccggttgttttaatcactaaatctagaatataccctgtcgaatttattctacgaactttagtggacattaaaactgaaccatattaattatataacgacttcaaacattgttatattaattaattataatctgattaacaaatcatattcaatcagattcacttccgcgacgatttggtactgattgtattcaaccccccccttctacaatcatatctggacctaacatacAACATGACTAATAAAAATTGTTTAGGAATTAATAACCAAGAAGCATTCAAACACAAGTGAAAACAACAATTAAAGAGATTTAGTAAAGAACCCATCACCAAATCTGATGTAAGAACATTATATTACATGTGGTTCACGCTTAAAAGAACTAATGATTAAAATAGAATCATAACATCACTAAGGTTTTGCGGCAGAATCCTATTTACATagattttaagaatttaaatctaaatacatgttttttttatcgttgtgtgtgttcaaaaataatttcaaaatataatacataaataagatatttttttcatgtgcagtTCTGCTGCGGAACCTTAAATAATACCAGAAATAAACTATGGTTATAAGGGTTGTGTGGCTAATGTTCTATGTGGAACatgaccctatatatatttaacatattggcaaattttaatttgattagatttttctaatttcttttattcATAAGtcgtataaatattttattgattattctGTCTTAATTAAAATTCTTAGTTGGTTTGTTGTCGTTTCTGTGAGATTATTCGGAAGAAAGTGATCGGCATGGTAGAGGATGGATAAAAATTTGGAGAATGACTAATGTTGTTGCGTTATGCCAGTTTTTAATTCTGATAAATGCTTTAATATTTTCGAAATAAAGGTGttattatctaaaatttcagaagaatttttttcttatgaTACGTGTAATCTTGTTTACGATATGTAAAATTGGTTTGACATATGTTATGTCCAAAAATGAGCATGGCTCTCGGCAGGGCTATAATCAGATATGGATCACGAAGGTGGGCTTGTCCACCTCTATTTATGAAGGTCATCTCTCACCGATTTGGGGAGGAGGATTGGGCCAAGAATATTGGGCTCGGTAGTTGTTCAGAATTGAGTCCCTTGGGATCATCGTTCCATTAGGTCGCCTCATTGGTGAGCTCCCACTGGTTAGAAAATTTATGAAGACTTAAGGGGGACTCGATAGGGGTCATCATTCCTAGGGGTCATCGTGAAGATAGAACAGTGAGCCTAGGGCCTCACTACCTCATGGCCTCATTATTCTCGGGGGTCATCATGGATGAAGACTATAAGCCTGAGGGGTCCTCATCCTGTGGCTCACTCTCCATCTAGGCCTCAAGACCTCATTTTTTGAACTATAAGTTTGCCTCACTGGAGAGGTCACATGCTTTATTCTACCAAGTCCTTTGGGCTCTCATTATCAGGGCTACACCCTCTACTTCGGGTTACATCACCCCATAAGATAATGaatgggctccctcgccccatagagtatgtacgggctccctcgccccatatgAGGATGATGAAGACATGAAGGCTTGTGCCTGGACCTGGTTGGGCCCACGAGTATGGATTGCAAGGTCTTTACCTCCGCTTATTGGATCATTATCTACATTCCGACCCGCTCCATGACAGCCTCTTGCCATATGGGCCTAGGCCATGCGAGTACGAGCCTCTTCTGACGGCGGCCCTCAAGGTCTTACAGATCTGGGCCCTGATGGACCGGATTCAGTGGCGGAGCCAGGAATAAAAATCAGGGAGGGCcaaaataaactaattttttttcctaactACAAGTAGAaaagtgcaaaaaaaaaaaagagtcatAAACAACATAATTCATTACAATGACCTGTTTAAAGTGCTCCCCTGCGAGATTTCATATTCTAGAATCTTTGAAGTACCTCTTCAGTCTTTACGCTTAAGAAAATGTCTCGCTCAATATATGCTACCAAGAGATCATTTAACCATTCATCCCCAATCCTATTACGAAGCCGAGTCTTGATAATATTCATAGCAGAAAATGCTCTTTCCAGTTTCCACTCCAGCTGTTGCGACAGGTAAAAGCATAGCCAATTTGATAAGTAAATAAACCAAAGGATGAATCAAATGTTTTCTTGTCTCAACCATTTTTCTACCAAGTTCCGCAATTTCATCAAGATCCACAAATCTTTCATCATGTGTGACATCTTGAAAGTAGGTAGGAAGTGCCCATTCAAGTTCCATAATATGAACCGGTGAGAATTCAAACGGATacaattttgcaaaatttaccAATCTCTCCTTGTTAAATGCAGAAATGAGTTTTGAGGATCAAGACATGACATACCGAAAAGTAATTCAGTACCAATTTCATCAAACCGGTCATTTAACTCTTGAACTTGTCTTTCCAAAATATTTATGAACATGTCATTGCGGTAGTGGTGTAGATTTGTTAACACCTCGGACTTGCGTAAAACTCGTCTAGGATCAACAAAACTTGAGCTcatatcaacaacaacaacattatGACTCTCACAAAATGAAGTAACctcttgtaaaaaaaattcccaTCCATCTATTCTCATAGATCTTAACATGTTTTTTGTGACATTAACAAGATTCATCGCATTAACAATGTCTTGATCCTTTTTTTGTAAAACACGTGACAATCCATCACTAATTcccattatatttttcataagatGCAAGAGAAAAATGAAGTCAAATTTATTCATGGTTGACAACATTAGTTCAGCGTTACCTCGAAGATCATGATCATCTGTGTGCTCAACAATATGCTCCAATACACTTATAGCTGGATTGAATAATCTGATCAAGCTCAATAATGTAGTATAATACGAACCCCATCGTGTATCCCCAGCATGCTTTAAAGTTGATTCTTGATTCAGTCCCTTTCCAGTGGAAATCTGACCAGTACAAATACCTTCAATCACTTCAGTAGTTTGTTTATCACGAAGCAAGTCTTGGCGTTTACATGATCCGGCAACAACACTTGTAATGGTATTAAGTTGtgtaaaaaatattgatatctTCCGATGTTTTCTCACTTTACCAACAAGTGCTAGCTGTAACTGGTGAGCAAAGCAATGCACAAAAAATGCACAAGGATTGTCTTTCAAAATCAATCTCTTCAAACCATTAAACTTTCCTTGCATATCACTAGCTCCATCGTATCCTTGTCCACGTATCCTTGCTACCCTCAGTTGATGCTTCTGCAGCAGCTCCTCAACACCAAATTTAAGAGACAAAGAAGTAGTATCACCAACATGGACAACTCCAAGAAAACTTTCCACTATGCATCCATTCTTATTAACATAACGCAAGAGAATAACCATTTGTTCCTTAACAGAAATATCACGTGATTCATCCACTAGAATAGAAAATAAGTCATCTCCAAGTTCACTAAGAATAATCTTGGTAGTCTCAACAACCATTGCATTTACCACATCCTTCTGAATATCAGGAGAAGTTAGCTTGTTATTATCAGGAGCTTTATCTAAAACAACCCTTTTGATTTCTTCATTATGATCAGCAAGGAATTGTAAAAATGTGagaaaattacccttcttgttAGACTCCTCAGACTCATCATGTCCCCGAAATGCCAATGTTTGACTCAAACACAACCGAACAACGTCAATTGTTGCAACCAAACGAGTGCGATAATCAAGTTGACATTGAGTACTCTGATTTGATAGTGCAAGTTCTATATGTTGATTTTGATTCATCAGATCTTGCCAAGCTTTAACACACTTTTTGTGAATACTATTTGGATCCTCTCCAACATGTTCACTGAATTTTTTCAACGCCTCCTTCCAATTAGTAAACCCTTGAGTGACAAACACATCACCACCACTCTGGCCTCCACGCTCGGGTTTGAAATGATAACAGCATAGACAATAAACTGAATCCTCGGAAACACTGTACTCTAGCCAACTAGGATGTTCTTTGTACCAATTTAAAACCAATCTTCACTTTTTAGTCCCAAACAATCTCCAAGGAAATATTATATTCGGTTGGCAAGGTCCCTTCTGCAAATAAAACCTTCTGACCTTCTCTCTGTCATTAACATGGAAGTCATAAATACTTTTTCTCTTTGCGGGATCAATCGAAAACTCATCCACATTCGATTCCTCACGATTTTGTTGGCGATTATGAAGGGACTCACATTTTCGGATTGAACTGAAGGAATTTCATTTTGCAACATGGACTGATAATATCTCTTCATAGCTGTCACAAATAGATTAATAAACACccaattaaccaactgattattatttgttattatgaattaaaagtaAATAACTTCCTAATTAaacatcacaattcacaaatcacagcattataaatcaaaaataattaattttctaaaatcttATTACAAATACACAAAAAAATACTAA is a window from the Daucus carota subsp. sativus chromosome 8, DH1 v3.0, whole genome shotgun sequence genome containing:
- the LOC108198171 gene encoding uncharacterized protein LOC108198171 — protein: MDDLADLVFDPPKKEIKCSHAILSKNQVMRHKSSIRKCESLHNRQQNREESNVDEFSIDPAKRKSIYDFHVNDREKVRSWLEYSVSEDSVYCLCCYHFKPERGGQSGGDVFVTQGFTNWKEALKKFSEHVGEDPNSIHKKCVKAWQDLMNQNQHIELALSNQSTQCQLDYRTRLVATIDVVRLCLSQTLAFRGHDESEESNKKGNFLTFLQFLADHNEEIKRVVLDKAPDNNKLTSPDIQKDVVNAMVVETTKIILSELGDDLFSILVDESRDISVKEQMVILLRYVNKNGCIVESFLGVVHVGDTTSLSLKFGVEELLQKHQLRVARIRGQGYDGASDMQGKFNGLKRLILKDNPCAFFVHCFAHQLQLALVGKVRKHRKISIFFTQLNTITSVVAGSCKRQDLLRDKQTTEVIEGICTGQISTGKGLNQESTLKHAGDTRWGSYYTTLLSLIRLFNPAISVLEHIVEHTDDHDLRGNAELMLSTMNKFDFIFLLHLMKNIMGISDGLSRVLQKKDQDIVNAMNLVNVTKNMLRSMRIDGWEFFLQEVTSFCESHNVVVVDMSSSFVDPRRVLRKSEVLTNLHHYRNDMFINILERQVQELNDRFDEIGTELLFDVTHDERFVDLDEIAELGRKMVETRKHLIHPLVYLLIKLAMLLPVATAGVETGKSIFCYEYYQDSAS